One window of the Eucalyptus grandis isolate ANBG69807.140 chromosome 8, ASM1654582v1, whole genome shotgun sequence genome contains the following:
- the LOC104416331 gene encoding nudix hydrolase 7 isoform X1 gives MGLDDGEGRWTVIGRWTALPPAKGPPPSLVRFSSQVPFPIRYKSISASSALRQAMTEHNDSGIEQIQLLDGCEDSYGGVRVEIKEDMDADVMKADVFASLLRASISSWKQQGKKGVWIKLPIKCSHLVDIIVKEDFRYHHAEPTYLMLVRWLPETSDTPDTIPMNASHRVGVGAFVLNDKKEVLVVQEHSGRFQGTGEWKLPTGVVNEGEDICHAVVREVKEETGVDTKFVEVLCFRQSHKSFFTKSDLFFLCVLRPESSAINKQDVEIEAAQWMPIEEYAAQHFVIDNKQKFFMAKICLAKADHGYPGFSARETTTGRGKKTYIYCNNPEIVENFASSK, from the exons ATGGGCCTAGACGATGGCGAGGGTCGTTGGACCGTCATCGGTAGATGGACGGCCCTGCCACCGGCCAAGGGACCTCCTCCTTCCCTGGTCAG GTTTAGCTCCCAGGTGCCATTTCCCATCAGATACAAGTCCATCAGTGCATCATCAGCTTTGAGGCAAGCCATGACTGAACATAACGATAGTGGGATCGAGCAGATTCAACTGCTCGATGGGTGTGAGGATTCATATGGAGGAGTCAGGGTGGAGATCAAGGAGGATATGGATGCTGATGTCATGAAAGCTGATGTCTTTGCCTCTTTGCTCCGGGCTTCAATATCAAGCTGGAAACAACAG GGGAAGAAGGGAGTGTGGATCAAATTGCCCATTAAATGTTCACATCTTGTTGACATTATAGTGAAG GAAGATTTTAGGTATCATCATGCTGAACCAACTTACTTGATGCTTGTCCGCTGGCTTCCTGAGACCTCCGATACCCCCGATACTATTCCTATGAATGCTTCACATAGGGTGGGCGTTGGTGCTTTCGTCTTGAATGATAAAAAAGAG GTGCTTGTAGTCCAAGAACATAGTGGAAGGTTCCAAGGTACGGGTGAATGGAAACTCCCCACAGGAGTTGTGAATGAG GGTGAGGATATATGTCATGCGGTTGTCAGGGAAGTAAAGGAAGAGACCGGA GTAGACACTAAATTTGTCGAAGTCCTCTGTTTCAG ACAAAGCCACAAATCATTCTTCACAAAGTCGGATTTGTTCTTCCTTTGCGTGCTTCGGCCAGAATCATCTGCTATCAATAAACAGGATGTGGAGATCGAGGCAGCCCAG TGGATGCCAATTGAGGAGTACGCAGCACAACATTTCGTTATTGACAACAAGCAAAAATTTTTCATGGCGAAGATATGCTTGGCGAAGGCTGATCATGGCTACCCTGGTTTCAGTGCTCGGGAAACAACTACTGGGCGCGGCAAAAAGACTTACATCTACTGCAATAACCCTGAAATTGTGGAGAACTTTGCAAGTTCGAAGTAA
- the LOC104416331 gene encoding nudix hydrolase 7 isoform X2, which yields MTEHNDSGIEQIQLLDGCEDSYGGVRVEIKEDMDADVMKADVFASLLRASISSWKQQGKKGVWIKLPIKCSHLVDIIVKEDFRYHHAEPTYLMLVRWLPETSDTPDTIPMNASHRVGVGAFVLNDKKEVLVVQEHSGRFQGTGEWKLPTGVVNEGEDICHAVVREVKEETGVDTKFVEVLCFRQSHKSFFTKSDLFFLCVLRPESSAINKQDVEIEAAQWMPIEEYAAQHFVIDNKQKFFMAKICLAKADHGYPGFSARETTTGRGKKTYIYCNNPEIVENFASSK from the exons ATGACTGAACATAACGATAGTGGGATCGAGCAGATTCAACTGCTCGATGGGTGTGAGGATTCATATGGAGGAGTCAGGGTGGAGATCAAGGAGGATATGGATGCTGATGTCATGAAAGCTGATGTCTTTGCCTCTTTGCTCCGGGCTTCAATATCAAGCTGGAAACAACAG GGGAAGAAGGGAGTGTGGATCAAATTGCCCATTAAATGTTCACATCTTGTTGACATTATAGTGAAG GAAGATTTTAGGTATCATCATGCTGAACCAACTTACTTGATGCTTGTCCGCTGGCTTCCTGAGACCTCCGATACCCCCGATACTATTCCTATGAATGCTTCACATAGGGTGGGCGTTGGTGCTTTCGTCTTGAATGATAAAAAAGAG GTGCTTGTAGTCCAAGAACATAGTGGAAGGTTCCAAGGTACGGGTGAATGGAAACTCCCCACAGGAGTTGTGAATGAG GGTGAGGATATATGTCATGCGGTTGTCAGGGAAGTAAAGGAAGAGACCGGA GTAGACACTAAATTTGTCGAAGTCCTCTGTTTCAG ACAAAGCCACAAATCATTCTTCACAAAGTCGGATTTGTTCTTCCTTTGCGTGCTTCGGCCAGAATCATCTGCTATCAATAAACAGGATGTGGAGATCGAGGCAGCCCAG TGGATGCCAATTGAGGAGTACGCAGCACAACATTTCGTTATTGACAACAAGCAAAAATTTTTCATGGCGAAGATATGCTTGGCGAAGGCTGATCATGGCTACCCTGGTTTCAGTGCTCGGGAAACAACTACTGGGCGCGGCAAAAAGACTTACATCTACTGCAATAACCCTGAAATTGTGGAGAACTTTGCAAGTTCGAAGTAA